The following DNA comes from Alosa alosa isolate M-15738 ecotype Scorff River chromosome 13, AALO_Geno_1.1, whole genome shotgun sequence.
ATAGATCCAAGCTTGCTGCTAATAACTTTGTCCAATTGCTGCTATTCAGGTATGTGCGCTAGAATACGGATGCATTCCATCCCTGAGCCAAAGGTGGTCGACAGATGGACAGAAAAAAGAAGCACGTTTGGAGTTTATGACAACATAGGGATTTTGGGTAGGTGCATTTGTGTTCatatcatttatttatgttgttacGGTAAACGTCAGCTTGAAGTTTCTAGAAAATGCTACCTGAAATAACTATACATGTGACCAAAGTAaagaatctatctatctatctatctatctatgtacaCCAGTGAGTCAAAAACATTAACATGACTTACTACCTAATCGGTTTGTCCTTTGGCTGTCACTAATACATCtatagtataagtaagtatactcttttgatcccgtgagggaaatttggtctctgcttttatcccaatccgtcaattagtgaaacacactcggcacacagtgaacacagtgaggtgaagcacacactaatcccggtgcagtgagctgcctgctacaacagcggtgctcggggagcagtgaggggttaggtgccttgctcaagggcactttcaGTCgtacctactggtcggggttcgaactggcaaccctccggttacaagcagGAAGcgataaccagtaggccacggctgcccccaaccTGTGGCTGTTAAAGCGTTGATTGTATGATCACTCCCAGTCCTAATGAAAGTGGCCACTGACATTGGGACCTACCCCTTACTGAGTGAAATGGTCACCAACAATATTTAGGAAGCAGGGTTTTCTTGCAGAACGTTGCCCAGAACATCACCTTCCACCAGTTTGTCTTCCCACACTGTGCTTGTTTTGTTGTGGTTACTTCCCTACAGTAGGTAAACAGTGGTAAACAATGCATATATACCTGACTATCCACATTATGTCGAAGAAAACTAGACTAGTCAGTCCAGGTACACCTTTGCTGCCCATTATCCGGTCTccagttaatggtttgttcctCCGTTTGGACCAATAGGTAGTTCTGTACCACTGCTGACTGGGAGTACCAAGTCATTTCAGTGATGCTCCAACCCAGTCCTCTGACCATGACGATTTCGACTTCATCAAAGTCGTTCAGATCCTTACTGTGCCTAGACCGGTCTCTTGCAGCCTAATGTGTCCAAAGCCTTGACAAGTTGCATTGTTATGAACTAATCAACACTACTTTGTCATGATGTTCTAACTCATTGGTGTACATATCTGTTACATATCTATTATCTATTACAGTGTAAGATGGTTATTCCATTATTTTCATGCAGATTGTAGGATGTAACTAAATTACATGTTTTACCTGGCTGCCACTACACAAGCTTTAGGCTTTCAGGCTTTATGGTTCACAGGCAACAATAAAAAGAGAGGCTTGAATGTGTGAACAATTCTCCACATTTCTCAGTTGTGCGGTCATGTCAGTGATGGTAAattatgtgatggaaaagtCTCTTGCCTTTTCTAACACTAAATATAAATTCAAGCACTTTCAATGACCAATGTCTATTTTCACAAACATTGAAGGCCTTGATTTCTTATGTAGAATCTTTCAAGGATTTCAAGAACCTGTGGGAACCATGACTTAAACCATTTGTTCACTGTGCACAGCATGAGAACCTCACAAGTCTGCCTAATTTAATGTATTTGTGTTGGCACAGGAGATTTCAAAGTGCATCCCAAAGACATTGTAAAGGCACCTGTCTGGCTTAAAGGTTTCAGTGGTAATGAACTGGAACGCTTGATCCGAAAGAAAAAGATGGTTGGAGACAGGATGATGACAGATGATCGGCACGATCTGGAAAAACGCATCCGTTACCTGTACCGTCGTTTCAACCGCTACGGGAAGCATCGTTAATTATATTTATGGACAGTGTATGAATTggactgatgtttttttttcctctgcaagttttgttttcttttcctaTTTTTCTTTcctgcagtgttttttttttttatgtgcaaCTGCAATGCGATTTGGTATTCTTCCAGTTTCAACAGAATGTTTTGGCAACATTTTCATTTGAAATTCTGACTTGTCCTTAATCTTGTAAATAAATATGATATTCCAAAAGGTGTTAGTGTCAGTATTCCATTTTCATTACTagcacattttcattttcattactAGCACAATAAAAATATAGTTCTGAAGGGACATTTAAAGTAGATCTATTTAATTCTCTTATAGGacaatgatataaaaaaaaaatgcatgtaaCTGCTTATAGAAGTTACACTGCTGTTTACACTTCTTGTTGGGTCATGTTATGTGGCTACATGCTAACATAGTATAAAACCAGTAAAAATAACTATTAGTGCTTTACAGCCAACGCAACTGCCACTGATCACTGTCAGGTGGATAACACACAATGTCAAATCAGATTCtacacaaacccaaacacaAAAGATTCATTTCTGTTTCAAAAATCATTGGACCACTAACAAGCCTGGACATCAGTCACAGTTCAAAAGTTATTTTCA
Coding sequences within:
- the mrpl51 gene encoding 39S ribosomal protein L51, mitochondrial encodes the protein MSVFEALVRVGLTVCHRSVALQQCSRQFSTSMCARIRMHSIPEPKVVDRWTEKRSTFGVYDNIGILGDFKVHPKDIVKAPVWLKGFSGNELERLIRKKKMVGDRMMTDDRHDLEKRIRYLYRRFNRYGKHR